A DNA window from Streptomyces bacillaris contains the following coding sequences:
- a CDS encoding DUF1707 SHOCT-like domain-containing protein: MDLEKQPQQPAAPATPPAARVSPAEFAPADSLRASDADRDRTADILREALAEGRLTADEHAERVDLVYRAKTVGELQPLVRDLPAAGGPAGARPAPQPYAYGPEVPDGPTDNLVAVFSSAVRKGRWRVGARTNAFSLFGSVEIDLTEALFGQRLTVINATSIFGSVEIRVPQNVTLRGTGSGVLGSFEIRAAESDDPEAPVVVVNGYAVLGSVEAKPKKGKFVADLQRRLRKHLGY, encoded by the coding sequence GTGGACCTAGAGAAGCAGCCCCAGCAGCCCGCCGCACCGGCCACCCCGCCGGCCGCCCGGGTCTCGCCCGCCGAGTTCGCGCCCGCTGACTCCCTCCGCGCCTCCGACGCCGACCGCGACCGGACCGCGGACATCCTGCGGGAGGCGCTGGCCGAGGGGCGCCTGACGGCGGACGAGCACGCGGAGCGGGTCGACCTGGTCTACCGGGCCAAGACGGTCGGTGAACTCCAGCCCCTGGTCCGCGATCTGCCCGCCGCCGGCGGGCCCGCGGGCGCGCGTCCGGCCCCGCAGCCGTACGCGTACGGCCCCGAGGTCCCCGACGGCCCGACCGACAACCTCGTGGCGGTTTTCAGCAGCGCCGTCCGCAAGGGCCGTTGGCGCGTCGGCGCCCGGACGAACGCCTTCTCGCTCTTCGGCAGCGTGGAGATCGATCTGACGGAGGCGCTTTTCGGCCAACGACTCACCGTCATCAACGCGACGTCGATCTTCGGCAGCGTCGAGATCCGGGTGCCGCAGAACGTCACGCTGCGCGGCACCGGCTCGGGTGTCCTCGGCAGCTTCGAGATCCGGGCGGCGGAGTCGGACGACCCGGAGGCCCCGGTCGTCGTGGTGAACGGCTATGCGGTGCTCGGCAGCGTGGAGGCGAAGCCCAAGAAGGGCAAGTTCGTCGCGGACCTCCAGCGGCGGCTGCGCAAGCACCTCGGATACTGA
- the fomD gene encoding cytidylyl-2-hydroxypropylphosphonate hydrolase produces the protein MTGTGECARWAPGDQILWRYRDNGRAHRPPGGPPVHICRPVTVVQDTAELLAVWMAPGTECVRPVLADGTQVHAEPLATRYTAPRTTARSTWFGAGVLKLARPGDPWSVWLFWDRGWTFRNWYVNLEEPHTRWAGGVDSEDHFLDISVHPDRSWKWLDEDEFAQAQHVGLMDRATAARVREAGLAAVEVIAAWGSPFRDGWEHWRPDPGWQVPPLPDDWDRTPAHMPS, from the coding sequence ATGACAGGTACGGGAGAGTGCGCACGCTGGGCGCCGGGGGACCAGATCCTCTGGCGCTACCGCGACAACGGCCGGGCCCACCGGCCGCCCGGCGGACCGCCCGTGCACATCTGCCGCCCGGTGACCGTCGTCCAGGACACCGCCGAGCTGCTCGCCGTCTGGATGGCGCCCGGCACCGAGTGCGTCCGGCCGGTCCTGGCCGACGGCACCCAGGTGCACGCCGAACCGCTCGCCACCCGCTACACCGCCCCGCGCACCACGGCCCGCTCCACCTGGTTCGGCGCCGGGGTGCTGAAGCTGGCCCGGCCCGGGGACCCGTGGTCGGTCTGGCTCTTCTGGGACCGGGGGTGGACCTTCCGGAACTGGTACGTGAACCTGGAGGAGCCGCACACCCGGTGGGCCGGAGGGGTGGATTCCGAGGATCACTTTCTCGACATCTCCGTGCACCCGGACCGGAGCTGGAAGTGGCTCGACGAGGACGAGTTCGCCCAGGCGCAGCACGTCGGTCTGATGGACCGGGCGACCGCCGCCCGGGTCCGGGAGGCGGGGCTCGCAGCGGTCGAGGTGATCGCGGCGTGGGGCTCGCCGTTCCGGGACGGCTGGGAGCACTGGCGGCCCGATCCGGGGTGGCAGGTTCCGCCGCTGCCGGATGACTGGGACCGCACCCCTGCCCACATGCCGTCGTGA
- a CDS encoding class II fumarate hydratase, with protein MADATTDPQDSAEFRIEHDSMGEVKVPLHAKWRAQTQRAVENFPLSGQRLERAHIEALARIKGAAAKVNAELKVLDPEVADAIQEAAAEVASGRWDAHFPVDVFQTGSGTSSNMNTNEVIATLATERLGREVHPNDHVNASQSSNDVFPSSIHIAATAAVTADLIPALDHLAESLGRKSAEFAEVVKSGRTHLMDATPVTLGQEFGGYAAQVRYGVERLRASLPRLAELPLGGTAVGTGINTPPGFSAAVIAEVAAATGLPLTEARDHFEAQGARDGLVETSGQLRTIAVSLTKISNDLRWMASGPRTGLAEINLPDLQPGSSIMPGKVNPVIPEAVLMVAAQVTGNDATVATAGAAGNFELNVMLPVIAKNLLESVRLLANASRLLADRTVDGITANVERARAYAESSPSVVTPLNKYIGYEAAAKVAKQSLKDGTTIRETVLAAGYVERGELTLEQLDQALDVLRMTRP; from the coding sequence ATGGCCGACGCGACGACAGATCCGCAGGACAGCGCGGAGTTCCGGATCGAGCACGACTCGATGGGTGAGGTGAAGGTCCCCCTTCACGCCAAGTGGCGGGCGCAGACCCAGCGGGCGGTGGAGAACTTCCCGCTCTCCGGGCAGCGGCTGGAGCGGGCGCACATCGAGGCGCTGGCCCGGATCAAGGGCGCGGCCGCCAAGGTCAACGCCGAACTGAAGGTGCTGGACCCGGAGGTCGCGGACGCGATCCAGGAGGCGGCGGCCGAGGTCGCGTCGGGCCGCTGGGACGCGCACTTCCCGGTCGACGTCTTCCAGACGGGCTCCGGCACCTCGTCGAACATGAACACCAACGAGGTCATCGCCACCCTCGCCACCGAGCGGCTCGGCCGCGAGGTCCACCCCAACGACCATGTCAACGCCTCGCAGTCCTCCAACGACGTCTTCCCCTCCTCCATCCACATCGCGGCGACCGCCGCCGTCACCGCCGATCTGATCCCCGCACTGGACCATCTGGCGGAATCCCTGGGGCGGAAATCAGCCGAGTTCGCGGAGGTCGTCAAGTCCGGCCGTACGCATCTGATGGACGCCACCCCGGTCACCCTCGGCCAGGAGTTCGGCGGCTACGCGGCCCAGGTCCGCTACGGCGTGGAGCGGCTGCGCGCCTCCCTGCCCCGGCTGGCCGAACTCCCCCTGGGCGGTACGGCGGTGGGCACCGGCATCAACACCCCGCCCGGCTTCTCCGCCGCCGTGATCGCGGAGGTGGCCGCCGCCACCGGGCTGCCGCTGACCGAGGCGCGCGACCACTTCGAGGCGCAGGGGGCCCGGGACGGGCTCGTGGAGACCTCGGGCCAGCTCCGTACGATCGCGGTCTCGCTCACCAAGATCTCCAACGACCTGCGGTGGATGGCCTCCGGGCCGCGCACCGGCCTCGCGGAGATCAACCTGCCCGACCTCCAGCCCGGCTCCTCGATCATGCCGGGCAAGGTCAACCCGGTGATCCCGGAGGCGGTCCTGATGGTCGCCGCCCAGGTCACCGGGAACGACGCCACGGTCGCCACGGCGGGCGCGGCCGGCAACTTCGAGCTGAACGTGATGCTCCCGGTCATCGCGAAGAACCTGCTGGAGTCCGTACGGCTGCTGGCCAACGCCTCCCGGCTGCTGGCCGACCGCACGGTGGACGGCATCACCGCCAACGTGGAGCGGGCCCGTGCCTACGCCGAGTCCTCCCCCTCGGTGGTCACCCCGCTCAACAAGTACATCGGCTACGAGGCGGCCGCGAAGGTCGCCAAGCAGTCGCTGAAGGACGGCACGACGATCCGCGAGACCGTGCTCGCCGCCGGGTACGTGGAGCGCGGCGAGCTGACCCTGGAGCAACTGGACCAGGCGCTCGACGTGTTGCGGATGACACGGCCGTGA
- a CDS encoding fumarate hydratase — MAEFAYSDLLPLGEDTTPYRLVTAEGVSTFEADGRTFLKVEPEALRTLAAEAMHDISHYLRPAHLAQLRRIVDDPEASSNDKFVALDLLKNANIAAAGVLPMCQDTGTAIVMGKRGQNVLTEGGDEEALSHGIFDAYTKLNLRYSQMAPLTMWDEKNTGSNLPAQIELYATDGGAYKFLFMAKGGGSANKSFLYQETKAVLNEASMMKFLEEKIRSLGTAACPPYHLAIVVGGTSAEFALKTAKYASAHYLDELPAEGSPTGHGFRDKELEEKVFELTQKIGIGAQFGGKYFCHDVRVVRLPRHGASLPVAIAVSCSADRQATAKITAEGVFLEQLEKDPARFLPDTTDEHLDEAGDVVEIDLNRPMDEVLAELTKYPVKTRLSLTGPLVVARDIAHAKIKERLDAGEEMPQYLKDHPVYYAGPAKTPEGYASGSFGPTTAGRMDSYVEQFQAAGGSKVMLAKGNRSKQVTDACGTHGGFYLGSIGGPAARLAQDCIKKVEVVEYEELGMEAVWRIEVEDFPAFIVVDDKGNDFFTEPAPAPTFTSIPVRGPGLG; from the coding sequence ATGGCAGAGTTTGCGTACTCCGATCTGCTCCCCCTGGGGGAGGACACCACGCCGTACCGTCTGGTGACCGCCGAGGGTGTCTCCACCTTCGAGGCCGACGGCCGTACGTTCCTCAAGGTCGAGCCGGAGGCGCTGCGCACGCTCGCCGCCGAGGCCATGCACGACATCTCGCACTATCTGCGCCCGGCCCACCTGGCGCAGCTGCGCCGGATCGTGGACGACCCGGAGGCCTCCTCCAACGACAAGTTCGTGGCGCTGGACCTCCTGAAGAACGCCAACATCGCCGCCGCGGGCGTCCTGCCGATGTGCCAGGACACCGGGACGGCGATCGTCATGGGCAAGCGCGGGCAGAACGTGCTCACCGAGGGCGGTGACGAGGAGGCCCTCTCGCACGGGATCTTCGACGCGTACACCAAGCTCAACCTGCGCTACTCGCAGATGGCCCCGCTGACCATGTGGGACGAGAAGAACACCGGCTCCAACCTCCCGGCCCAGATCGAGCTGTACGCCACCGACGGCGGCGCGTACAAGTTCCTCTTCATGGCGAAGGGCGGCGGCTCGGCCAACAAGTCGTTCCTCTACCAGGAGACGAAGGCCGTCCTCAACGAGGCCTCCATGATGAAGTTCCTGGAGGAGAAGATCCGTTCGCTCGGCACCGCGGCCTGCCCGCCGTACCACCTGGCGATCGTGGTCGGCGGCACCTCGGCGGAGTTCGCGCTGAAGACCGCCAAGTACGCCTCCGCGCACTACCTGGACGAGCTGCCCGCCGAGGGCTCCCCCACCGGGCACGGCTTCCGGGACAAGGAGCTGGAGGAGAAGGTCTTCGAGCTGACGCAGAAGATCGGCATCGGCGCGCAGTTCGGCGGCAAGTACTTCTGCCACGACGTGCGCGTGGTGCGCCTGCCCCGGCACGGCGCCTCGCTCCCCGTCGCCATCGCCGTCTCCTGCTCGGCCGACCGCCAGGCCACCGCGAAGATCACCGCCGAGGGCGTCTTCCTGGAGCAGCTGGAGAAGGACCCGGCCCGCTTCCTCCCGGACACCACCGACGAGCACCTGGACGAGGCGGGTGACGTCGTGGAGATCGACCTCAACCGGCCGATGGACGAGGTGCTGGCCGAGCTGACCAAGTACCCGGTGAAGACCCGGCTCTCGCTGACCGGCCCGCTGGTCGTGGCGCGCGACATCGCGCACGCCAAGATCAAGGAGCGGCTGGACGCGGGCGAGGAGATGCCGCAGTACCTGAAGGACCACCCGGTCTACTACGCGGGCCCGGCGAAGACGCCCGAGGGGTACGCCTCCGGCTCCTTCGGCCCGACGACGGCCGGCCGGATGGACTCGTACGTCGAGCAGTTCCAGGCGGCGGGCGGCTCGAAGGTGATGCTCGCCAAGGGCAACCGCAGCAAACAGGTCACCGACGCCTGCGGCACGCACGGCGGCTTCTACCTCGGCTCGATCGGCGGCCCGGCGGCCCGCCTCGCGCAGGACTGCATCAAGAAGGTCGAGGTCGTCGAGTACGAGGAGCTGGGCATGGAGGCGGTCTGGCGGATCGAGGTCGAGGACTTCCCCGCGTTCATCGTCGTCGACGACAAGGGCAACGACTTCTTCACCGAGCCCGCCCCCGCGCCGACGTTCACCAGCATTCCGGTCCGGGGCCCCGGCCTGGGCTGA
- a CDS encoding WhiB family transcriptional regulator — protein MLQPPHQPLQVAAVPAQRAPAREDEAGPWHSEAVCRRDEAGLFFAPSKEPTAARLAREEAAKRVCARCPVMVACREHALMQPEPYGVWGGLTAAERRVALARRRRRDIELTAAAPAERIAAAG, from the coding sequence GTGCTGCAACCGCCGCATCAGCCTCTGCAGGTCGCCGCCGTTCCTGCCCAGCGGGCCCCCGCCCGGGAGGACGAGGCGGGCCCCTGGCACTCGGAGGCGGTGTGCCGCCGGGACGAGGCCGGGCTGTTCTTCGCCCCGTCCAAGGAGCCGACCGCCGCCCGCCTGGCCCGTGAGGAGGCCGCCAAGCGGGTCTGCGCCCGCTGTCCGGTGATGGTGGCGTGCCGGGAGCACGCGCTGATGCAGCCCGAGCCGTACGGGGTGTGGGGCGGCCTCACCGCCGCCGAGCGCCGGGTCGCGCTGGCCCGCCGTCGCCGGCGCGACATCGAGCTGACCGCCGCCGCACCGGCGGAGCGCATAGCCGCGGCGGGCTGA
- a CDS encoding ricin-type beta-trefoil lectin domain protein, translating into MRRTRLRIRGLRSLHRLRRTAAVTAVFAVAATTLAVAGPAGAADSGTGTGTLASTPLPPALETIRAAEATQLYGSPAERPLAERKTGLISLGDSEISGEGVGTYDPGTNGPDNWCHRSPEAAIHRTGIAADVTYNVSCSGAYTGNIKIGGNKQYADELVQSDSLAIKARNTRIKMVVLVAGANDDLQFGPVMTDCVVRYITLQGPCEPKYAGGWQARVDALVPKVEATVRDLRTVMTDAGYANDDYKLVLMGYPSPIGPDFRDNPDFPGKLICGGMGYDSDTVWGRNTAVPAFQVGMREAAASTGATYLDNSRLFHGHEVCSEAPWARGLYIDLSKPGLPDENSVRQSFHPNAAGHRAFASCLTQLYASGLREASCADPASTGTPVLQPGAWDDQFVPVRNEATGTCVDVPASVTRNGTAIGGWDCHGGRNQNWWYDTGTQTLRTALSHDRCLDVSGAKYTAGATLIVWNCAGAANQKFVRQAGTIRPAAATGLCLTLAGAKDPLKLQTCDGSAKQRFA; encoded by the coding sequence ATGAGGCGCACCAGGCTCAGAATCCGAGGGCTCCGCAGCCTTCACCGGCTCCGCCGCACGGCCGCCGTCACCGCCGTGTTCGCGGTGGCCGCCACCACTCTGGCGGTCGCCGGACCGGCCGGCGCGGCCGATTCGGGTACCGGCACCGGCACACTCGCATCCACTCCTCTCCCGCCCGCGCTCGAGACGATCCGGGCGGCCGAGGCCACCCAGCTGTACGGCAGTCCGGCCGAACGGCCGCTCGCCGAACGGAAGACCGGGCTGATCTCGCTGGGCGACAGCGAGATCTCCGGCGAGGGCGTCGGCACCTACGACCCCGGCACCAACGGGCCGGACAACTGGTGCCATCGCTCGCCGGAGGCCGCCATCCACCGCACGGGCATCGCGGCGGACGTCACGTACAACGTCTCGTGCTCCGGTGCCTATACCGGGAACATCAAAATCGGCGGAAACAAGCAGTACGCCGACGAGCTGGTCCAGAGCGACAGCCTGGCCATCAAGGCCCGCAACACCCGGATCAAGATGGTCGTCCTGGTCGCCGGGGCCAACGACGACCTCCAGTTCGGCCCGGTCATGACCGACTGCGTGGTCCGCTACATCACCCTCCAGGGCCCGTGCGAGCCCAAGTACGCGGGCGGCTGGCAGGCCCGCGTGGACGCGCTGGTCCCCAAGGTCGAGGCCACGGTCCGCGACCTGCGCACCGTGATGACCGACGCCGGATACGCGAACGACGACTACAAGCTCGTCCTGATGGGCTACCCGAGCCCGATCGGCCCCGACTTCCGGGACAACCCGGACTTCCCCGGCAAGCTCATCTGCGGCGGCATGGGGTACGACTCCGACACCGTCTGGGGCCGCAACACCGCCGTCCCCGCCTTCCAGGTCGGCATGCGCGAGGCGGCCGCCTCCACGGGCGCCACCTACCTCGACAACTCCCGCCTCTTCCACGGCCACGAGGTGTGCAGCGAGGCCCCCTGGGCGCGCGGGCTCTACATCGACCTGAGCAAGCCCGGACTGCCCGACGAGAACTCCGTACGCCAGTCCTTCCACCCCAACGCCGCGGGCCACCGCGCCTTCGCCTCCTGCCTCACCCAGCTGTACGCCTCCGGCCTCCGCGAGGCGAGCTGTGCCGACCCGGCCAGCACCGGCACCCCGGTGCTCCAGCCCGGCGCCTGGGACGACCAGTTCGTCCCCGTACGGAACGAGGCCACCGGCACCTGCGTGGACGTCCCCGCCTCGGTGACCCGTAACGGCACCGCGATCGGCGGCTGGGACTGCCACGGCGGCCGCAACCAGAACTGGTGGTACGACACCGGTACGCAGACCCTGCGCACCGCGCTCAGCCACGACCGGTGCCTGGACGTCTCCGGCGCCAAGTACACCGCGGGCGCCACGCTCATCGTGTGGAACTGCGCGGGCGCGGCCAACCAGAAGTTCGTCCGCCAGGCGGGCACCATCCGCCCGGCCGCCGCGACCGGACTCTGTCTGACGCTGGCCGGGGCCAAGGACCCGCTCAAGCTCCAGACGTGCGACGGCAGCGCGAAGCAGCGGTTCGCGTAG
- a CDS encoding M18 family aminopeptidase, with protein MTPAPHRSHTDDLLAFIAASPSPYHVVASAAQRLEKAGFRELLGTDDWTGATGGCFVARAGALIAWYVPEGAPAHTPFRIVGTHTDSPNLRIKPAPDTGSSGWRQIGVEIYGGVPLNTWLDRDLGISGRLALRCGPDGTPRTRLVQLDEPLLRVPQLAIHLDRTVNEGVALDRQRHIAPIWALGDPREGELLRLVAAAVGEDPADVLGWDLMLHDIQPPGYLGAEREFVVASRLDNQVSVHAGVTALVDAATGVTEPSFVPVLAAFDHEEVGSGSETGAQSPLLERVLSRSVAARGGSDEDWSRALAGAFCVSADMAHAVHPNYAERHDPDHRPLPNGGPTIKVNVNQRYATDSTGIAVFTAACERAGAPWQPFVSNNAMPCGTSIGPLTAARLGVTTVDVGVPGLSMHSARELCGVDDPAYLAAILGAVMAGR; from the coding sequence ATGACCCCGGCCCCCCACCGCAGCCACACCGACGACCTGCTCGCCTTCATCGCCGCCAGCCCCTCCCCGTACCACGTGGTCGCGAGCGCCGCCCAGCGGCTGGAGAAGGCCGGATTCCGCGAGCTGCTCGGCACAGACGACTGGACCGGGGCCACCGGCGGCTGCTTCGTCGCCCGGGCCGGTGCGCTGATCGCGTGGTACGTCCCCGAGGGCGCGCCCGCGCACACCCCGTTCCGGATCGTCGGCACCCACACCGACTCGCCGAACCTGCGGATCAAACCGGCACCGGACACCGGCAGTTCGGGGTGGCGGCAGATCGGGGTGGAGATCTACGGCGGGGTCCCGCTGAACACCTGGCTCGACCGGGACCTCGGCATCTCCGGCCGGCTGGCCCTGCGCTGCGGCCCGGACGGCACCCCGCGCACCCGGCTGGTCCAGCTCGACGAACCGCTCCTGCGCGTACCGCAGTTGGCGATCCACCTGGACCGCACGGTCAACGAGGGGGTGGCGCTGGACCGGCAGCGCCACATCGCCCCGATCTGGGCACTGGGCGATCCGCGCGAGGGCGAGTTGCTGCGGCTGGTGGCGGCGGCCGTCGGGGAGGACCCGGCCGACGTGCTGGGCTGGGACCTGATGCTGCACGACATCCAGCCGCCCGGATACCTGGGCGCCGAGCGGGAGTTCGTCGTGGCGTCCCGGCTGGACAACCAGGTCTCGGTGCACGCCGGGGTGACCGCCCTGGTGGACGCGGCGACGGGGGTCACCGAGCCGTCCTTCGTCCCCGTGCTGGCCGCCTTCGACCACGAGGAGGTGGGCAGCGGCTCCGAGACCGGCGCCCAGAGCCCGCTGCTGGAGCGGGTCCTCTCCCGCTCGGTGGCGGCCCGGGGCGGCAGCGACGAGGACTGGTCACGGGCTCTGGCGGGCGCGTTCTGCGTCTCCGCCGACATGGCCCACGCGGTGCACCCCAACTACGCGGAGCGCCACGACCCCGACCACCGCCCGCTCCCCAACGGCGGCCCCACCATCAAGGTGAACGTCAACCAGCGGTACGCCACCGACTCCACCGGCATCGCGGTCTTCACGGCCGCCTGCGAGCGGGCGGGCGCCCCCTGGCAGCCCTTCGTCTCCAACAACGCGATGCCCTGCGGCACGTCGATCGGCCCCCTCACCGCCGCCCGCCTCGGCGTCACCACGGTGGACGTGGGCGTGCCCGGCCTCTCGATGCACTCGGCCCGCGAACTGTGCGGCGTGGACGACCCGGCGTATCTGGCGGCGATCCTGGGCGCGGTGATGGCGGGGCGGTGA
- a CDS encoding SpoIIE family protein phosphatase gives MTEHPTSHEGRQPLAARQQERTRPRQQDATAAAAAAAIPSPAAAPNPGTGAAALADAQAATRREGDRLRFVGAATRRIARGIDLDEIVLGLCRASVPTFSDAILVYLRDPLPVGDERPVSPFVLRLRRSDRLRHTDEDGEAAPETERLRPLLTDPTADLMPAAELCEVRAGGALAEVLRGVRPVFGDSAAARAALPELLGPGRPVPTGHRAILAPLRGRRRVIGAAVFVRSTERPPFEASDLLVAAQLATHTALGIDKAVLYGREAYIADELQRTMLPDSLPQPTGVRLASRYLPAAETARVGGDWYDAIPLPGSRVALVVGDVMGHSMTSAAIMGQLRTTAQTLAQLDLPPQEVLHHLDEQAQRLGSDRMATCLYAVYDPVAHRITIANAGHPPPVLLHLGGRAEVLRVPPGAPIGVGGVDFEAVELDAPAGATLLLYTDGLVESRLRDVWTGIEQLRERLAATAQLTGDDHSPPLEALCDDVLDMLGPGDRDDDIALLAARFDGIAPSDVAYWYLEPEDAAPGRARRLARRALSRWGLEELSDEVELLVSEVVTNAVRYAERPVTLRLLRTDILRCEVGDDSPQLPRQRRARETDEGGRGLFLVNRLARRWGATRLSTGKVVWFEMATRSQ, from the coding sequence GTGACGGAGCACCCCACCTCCCACGAAGGCCGGCAGCCTCTCGCCGCCCGGCAGCAGGAGCGCACCCGGCCCCGGCAGCAGGACGCCACGGCCGCGGCCGCCGCTGCCGCGATCCCGTCGCCGGCCGCCGCGCCGAACCCGGGGACCGGAGCCGCCGCCCTCGCCGACGCCCAGGCGGCCACCCGCCGCGAGGGCGACCGGCTGCGCTTCGTCGGCGCGGCCACCCGGCGGATCGCCCGGGGCATAGACCTGGACGAGATCGTGCTCGGGCTCTGCCGGGCGAGCGTGCCGACGTTCTCCGACGCGATCCTGGTCTATCTGCGCGACCCGCTCCCGGTCGGGGACGAGCGTCCGGTGAGCCCGTTCGTGCTGCGGCTGCGCCGGAGCGACCGGCTCCGCCACACCGACGAGGACGGCGAGGCGGCCCCCGAGACCGAGCGGCTGCGGCCGCTGCTCACCGACCCGACGGCCGATCTGATGCCCGCCGCCGAGCTGTGCGAGGTGCGGGCGGGCGGCGCGCTGGCGGAGGTGCTGCGCGGAGTGCGGCCGGTCTTCGGCGACTCGGCGGCGGCCCGCGCCGCCCTGCCCGAGCTGCTGGGCCCGGGGCGCCCGGTCCCCACCGGCCACCGGGCGATCCTCGCCCCGCTGCGCGGCAGACGCCGGGTGATCGGCGCCGCCGTCTTCGTACGGTCGACCGAGCGGCCCCCGTTCGAGGCCAGCGATCTGCTGGTCGCCGCCCAGTTGGCGACGCACACCGCGCTCGGCATCGACAAGGCCGTGCTGTACGGGCGCGAGGCCTACATCGCGGACGAGTTGCAGCGCACGATGCTCCCCGACTCGCTCCCCCAGCCCACCGGCGTACGCCTGGCGTCCCGCTATCTCCCGGCCGCCGAGACGGCCCGGGTCGGCGGCGACTGGTACGACGCGATCCCGCTGCCCGGCAGCCGGGTCGCCCTGGTCGTCGGGGATGTGATGGGCCACTCCATGACCTCCGCCGCGATCATGGGCCAGCTCCGGACGACGGCCCAGACCCTGGCCCAGCTGGACCTGCCGCCGCAGGAGGTGCTGCACCACCTGGACGAGCAGGCGCAGCGGCTCGGCAGCGACCGCATGGCCACCTGCCTCTACGCGGTGTACGACCCCGTCGCGCACCGGATCACCATCGCCAACGCCGGACACCCGCCGCCCGTGCTGCTGCACCTGGGCGGCCGGGCCGAGGTGCTGCGGGTGCCGCCGGGCGCCCCGATCGGGGTGGGCGGGGTCGACTTCGAGGCCGTCGAGCTGGACGCCCCGGCCGGAGCCACGCTCCTCCTGTACACGGACGGGCTCGTCGAGTCGCGGCTGCGGGACGTGTGGACGGGCATCGAGCAGCTGCGGGAGCGCCTCGCGGCGACCGCGCAGCTCACCGGGGACGACCACTCCCCGCCGCTGGAGGCCCTCTGCGACGACGTGCTGGACATGCTGGGCCCGGGCGACCGGGACGACGACATCGCCCTGCTCGCCGCGCGCTTCGACGGGATCGCGCCGAGCGATGTGGCGTACTGGTACCTGGAGCCGGAGGACGCGGCTCCGGGCCGGGCCCGCAGGCTGGCCCGGCGGGCGCTGAGCCGGTGGGGCCTGGAGGAGCTGTCCGACGAGGTGGAGCTGCTGGTCAGCGAGGTCGTCACCAACGCGGTGCGTTATGCCGAGCGGCCGGTGACGCTGCGGCTGCTGCGGACGGACATCCTGCGCTGCGAGGTGGGCGACGACTCCCCGCAGCTGCCCCGGCAGCGCCGGGCGCGCGAGACGGACGAGGGCGGGCGCGGGCTGTTCCTGGTGAACCGGCTGGCCCGGCGGTGGGGTGCGACCCGGCTGTCGACGGGCAAGGTCGTCTGGTTCGAGATGGCGACGCGGAGCCAGTAG